In Desulforhopalus sp., a single genomic region encodes these proteins:
- the cobS gene encoding adenosylcobinamide-GDP ribazoletransferase translates to MVFHIDTWLNMAARLCTAIRFLTLIPISWRAQEDAKHFPDSLVFFAVVGIAIGMFGSFGLVVLSKIFPQSVVAAITITYLAFISGCLHLDGLSDSADGLLSSRPREDCLRIMKDSRAGAMGIIAIVLVIITKYAALTAMPLEKLPFAVFLMPVAGRCAILMAMAFLPYARMEGGLGALFYSGNSKKAASISCILFIVCLISLAPDAFLPVFLGFVAIIVLFNRWCKAKLGGATGDTLGALCELTEMIVAVSLTACISISS, encoded by the coding sequence ATGGTTTTTCATATCGATACATGGCTCAACATGGCTGCGAGGTTGTGTACTGCGATACGATTTTTGACCCTCATCCCCATATCCTGGCGGGCCCAAGAGGATGCGAAGCATTTTCCCGACTCGCTGGTATTCTTTGCAGTTGTCGGAATAGCGATTGGCATGTTTGGCTCCTTCGGCCTTGTTGTTTTAAGTAAAATATTCCCGCAGTCGGTGGTCGCTGCCATCACCATTACCTATCTTGCCTTTATTTCCGGCTGTCTCCATCTCGATGGACTCTCGGATAGTGCCGACGGATTGCTCAGTTCCCGACCAAGAGAAGATTGCCTGAGAATCATGAAAGACAGTCGGGCCGGGGCAATGGGGATAATTGCCATCGTCTTGGTCATAATAACTAAATATGCCGCGCTCACCGCCATGCCTCTTGAAAAACTTCCTTTCGCAGTTTTTCTTATGCCTGTGGCCGGGCGCTGCGCGATCCTTATGGCCATGGCCTTTCTCCCTTATGCTAGAATGGAAGGGGGGCTTGGAGCGCTATTTTATTCTGGGAACAGTAAAAAGGCAGCGTCGATTTCCTGTATTCTTTTTATTGTTTGCCTGATTTCTCTTGCACCCGACGCCTTCCTGCCAGTGTTTCTTGGGTTCGTAGCAATTATTGTCCTCTTCAACAGATGGTGCAAAGCAAAACTTGGCGGGGCCACCGGCGACACCTTGGGCGCTCTGTGTGAGCTCACGGAAATGATTGTGGCCGTTTCTCTGACTGCATGTATCTCAATATCTTCCTAA
- a CDS encoding cobyric acid synthase, giving the protein MQSFEHGGNIHKVLRETKDGKKAILDFSANINPIGPPEWFRPLISSQLTNLIHYPDPENTEFIKAISEHTGIAGEQIVVGNGTTELLYLIARILPVKRALIPVPSYVDYVRAAKLGGLDVATFLMLESENFALDCTALRAEIRPGDLVIIATPNNPTGNSVASESLLALVRDCPHSTFLIDEAFLDFMDDRRSLGGKAANVLTLNSMTKFYGVPGLRIGYAILPVPLAQKVRENLPPWTVNSLAQEFGARALRDTNYQHASRIASNKLRHELAEGLSCFRQLKVYPGSANYLFIKIVTGETAEDLAGFCLKQGIMIRTCANYTGLDTSFFRIAVRSREENKLLLEVFQQFFPSTKARKAPRKKAKSIMFQGTCSDAGKSIITAALCRILYQDGLRVAPFKAQNMSLNSFVTRQGDEMGRAQVVQAQAARLEPDCRMNPILLKPNSDTGSQVIVSGKPVGNMSVLEYNAFKPTIWDSVCKSYDSLAGEFDVVVLEGAGSPGEVNLKADDIVNMKMARYAEAPVILVGDIDRGGVYASFVGIMEVLAEWERQLVAGFLVNKFRGQASLLAAAHSYVRLHTGKPVVGVVPFLNNLGLPEEDSVSFKKGSFNRRHSGQGVEIVVISFPHISNFTDIEPFLDEPDVSLRIVDKSEEIGDPQAIILPGSKNVIHDLHFLKSAGFAEKITECGDKGCEIVGICGGYQMLGQVIRDPYGIESMVDGQLAGLGYLPVETVIERDKQLTRKTGIHQASGKSVFGYEIHHGITSAPADTLLSFNDGTTCGISGRGGQIWGCYLHGIFDGDEFRRWFIDRLRTAIGLQPIGKVLAPYELEGAFERLAAQVRKSVDMDVLYKLLKI; this is encoded by the coding sequence ATGCAAAGCTTTGAACATGGCGGAAATATTCACAAAGTGCTTCGTGAAACAAAAGATGGCAAAAAAGCCATCCTTGATTTCAGCGCCAACATCAATCCAATCGGACCACCCGAGTGGTTCCGTCCGCTGATCAGCAGTCAACTGACCAATCTGATCCATTATCCGGACCCTGAAAATACCGAGTTCATCAAGGCGATATCCGAACACACTGGGATAGCCGGAGAGCAGATAGTCGTCGGCAATGGAACCACCGAGCTGTTGTACCTGATCGCCAGAATACTGCCGGTGAAACGGGCTCTCATACCGGTTCCTTCCTATGTCGATTATGTGCGTGCGGCAAAGCTCGGCGGCTTGGATGTAGCCACCTTTCTCATGTTGGAATCAGAGAATTTTGCACTTGATTGCACTGCACTTCGAGCGGAAATTCGCCCCGGTGATCTGGTGATAATCGCTACTCCCAATAATCCTACCGGGAATTCGGTTGCGAGTGAATCCCTGTTGGCACTTGTTCGTGATTGCCCGCATAGCACCTTTCTTATTGACGAGGCGTTTCTTGATTTTATGGATGACAGGAGGTCGCTTGGCGGTAAAGCAGCGAATGTCCTGACCCTCAATTCCATGACCAAATTTTACGGGGTTCCCGGTTTACGGATCGGCTATGCCATCCTGCCGGTCCCTTTGGCCCAAAAGGTCAGAGAAAACCTGCCCCCTTGGACCGTGAATAGTCTTGCGCAGGAATTTGGCGCCAGAGCACTGAGGGATACCAACTATCAACACGCCAGCCGGATTGCGAGCAACAAACTTCGCCATGAACTGGCAGAAGGACTATCCTGCTTCCGACAGCTCAAGGTCTATCCGGGTTCCGCCAATTATCTCTTTATTAAAATTGTAACTGGGGAAACGGCTGAGGATTTAGCCGGATTCTGCTTGAAACAGGGAATCATGATCCGCACATGTGCCAATTATACCGGCCTTGATACTTCTTTCTTTCGCATTGCCGTGCGCAGCAGGGAGGAAAACAAGCTCTTGCTTGAGGTATTTCAGCAATTTTTCCCCAGCACAAAGGCCAGAAAGGCCCCGCGCAAGAAAGCCAAATCAATCATGTTCCAAGGAACTTGCTCAGATGCCGGAAAGTCTATTATCACCGCCGCTCTGTGTCGAATTCTTTACCAGGATGGCCTGCGTGTAGCCCCCTTTAAGGCTCAGAATATGTCTCTGAATTCCTTTGTTACCAGGCAGGGCGATGAGATGGGGCGTGCTCAAGTCGTTCAAGCACAGGCGGCCCGACTTGAGCCGGATTGCCGAATGAATCCGATCCTTCTAAAACCGAACTCCGATACCGGCAGTCAGGTAATTGTTTCCGGCAAACCGGTCGGTAATATGTCGGTTCTTGAATATAACGCATTTAAACCGACAATTTGGGATTCAGTGTGCAAGAGTTATGACTCGCTTGCCGGCGAATTCGATGTCGTTGTCCTTGAGGGCGCTGGTTCTCCCGGCGAGGTGAATTTGAAGGCTGACGATATCGTCAATATGAAAATGGCCAGGTACGCAGAGGCACCGGTTATTCTCGTTGGCGATATTGACAGGGGAGGGGTATATGCCTCTTTTGTTGGCATTATGGAGGTCCTTGCCGAGTGGGAAAGGCAGCTTGTGGCAGGTTTTCTGGTGAACAAATTTCGCGGACAGGCCTCACTTCTTGCGGCAGCCCATTCGTATGTTCGCCTGCACACCGGCAAACCTGTTGTCGGCGTGGTGCCATTTTTAAATAACCTTGGCCTCCCGGAAGAAGATTCTGTGTCCTTTAAGAAAGGCAGCTTCAATCGGCGACATAGCGGTCAGGGGGTGGAGATTGTCGTTATTAGCTTTCCCCATATCTCCAACTTTACCGATATCGAACCTTTCCTTGACGAACCAGACGTATCTCTTCGTATTGTCGATAAATCGGAAGAAATTGGCGACCCACAGGCGATCATCTTGCCGGGCTCAAAAAACGTTATCCATGATCTGCACTTCTTGAAATCAGCTGGCTTTGCCGAAAAAATTACCGAATGTGGCGATAAGGGATGCGAAATAGTCGGGATATGTGGCGGATATCAAATGCTTGGCCAGGTGATACGCGATCCCTATGGCATTGAGTCTATGGTGGATGGCCAGTTGGCAGGCCTTGGTTACCTGCCGGTAGAGACTGTAATTGAGCGAGACAAACAACTCACCAGAAAAACCGGGATACACCAAGCGTCCGGAAAATCAGTCTTTGGCTATGAAATTCATCACGGCATAACCTCCGCGCCGGCTGATACACTGCTTTCTTTCAATGATGGCACGACCTGCGGAATTTCCGGAAGGGGAGGACAAATCTGGGGTTGTTATCTGCACGGGATATTCGATGGTGATGAATTCAGAAGGTGGTTTATTGACCGTCTGCGTACTGCCATCGGCCTGCAGCCGATCGGCAAAGTCCTTGCTCCCTATGAACTTGAGGGTGCCTTCGAACGATTGGCGGCACAGGTTCGGAAAAGTGTCGACATGGATGTCCTCTATAAGCTTCTGAAAATCTGA
- a CDS encoding alpha-ribazole phosphatase family protein gives MTERELYLLRHGDIGKQGCYIGSTDLPLSVTGRQQIINIATIIGLQKIDAILCSPMLRCRESYELLRLSCPCRFDYLLKEIDFGVWEGKSFSEITRDHADIVTQWATDPEHFCFPSGESMQDFYSRIESIQNLLEEYRHKRVLLVTHGGIIRHLLCRYLGIPREKYLVFDVQPGSLSSLTLHSEGGVLTGLNQRG, from the coding sequence TCTATCTGTTGAGGCATGGTGATATCGGCAAGCAGGGATGCTACATTGGTAGTACCGATTTGCCTCTGTCCGTGACAGGGAGGCAGCAGATAATAAATATCGCCACAATCATTGGCCTGCAAAAAATTGATGCAATACTGTGCAGTCCGATGCTTCGTTGCCGGGAGTCCTATGAGCTTCTTCGCCTTTCATGTCCTTGCCGTTTTGACTACCTTCTTAAAGAAATTGACTTTGGTGTGTGGGAAGGAAAGAGCTTCTCGGAAATAACAAGAGACCATGCTGACATCGTTACCCAATGGGCTACCGACCCGGAGCATTTTTGTTTTCCCAGTGGTGAGTCGATGCAGGATTTTTATAGTAGAATTGAGTCAATCCAAAACCTTCTTGAAGAATACCGTCACAAGCGCGTTCTGCTGGTGACCCATGGCGGTATCATCCGCCATCTGCTTTGCCGGTATCTAGGAATTCCGAGGGAAAAATATCTGGTGTTTGATGTGCAGCCGGGGAGTTTGAGCTCCCTTACCTTACATTCAGAGGGTGGCGTTCTTACCGGATTGAACCAAAGAGGATGA
- the cobT gene encoding nicotinate-nucleotide--dimethylbenzimidazole phosphoribosyltransferase: MNFLERTLKNIYPQDSTSRAAAKDRLDNLALPHWALGDLMDLAIDIAGMTGTITPEIKRKVIVTMAGDHGVVAENVSKFPQEVTQQMVHNFVNGGAGINALAGQAGAEIFVVDMGVAADLKGLVEAKKIINKKVGLGTGNIAVGPAMSKAMAIRAIESGIDIANDLAERFDLFGTGDMGIGNTTPSTAIAAVCTGKSVEELTGRGTGLDDGQLSHKIAVIKRALEVNKPDPKDGIDILAKVGGFEIGGIAGLILGAAAHRKPVLVDGFISTAGALIAYRIEPFVRDYLIFSHRSVEPGHKTMQEMLGCKKPLLDLNFRLGEGTGAAVAMNLVEGAVAILTKVATFAEASVAEADK, encoded by the coding sequence ATGAATTTCCTTGAAAGAACCCTTAAAAATATTTATCCGCAGGATAGCACCAGCCGCGCTGCCGCAAAAGATCGACTCGACAACCTCGCCTTGCCGCATTGGGCCCTTGGGGACTTGATGGATCTGGCAATTGACATCGCCGGCATGACCGGAACGATTACTCCAGAGATTAAGCGCAAGGTCATTGTTACCATGGCCGGAGACCATGGTGTGGTTGCCGAAAATGTCAGCAAATTTCCACAGGAAGTCACTCAGCAGATGGTCCATAACTTTGTCAACGGTGGAGCTGGCATCAATGCCCTTGCCGGACAAGCCGGGGCTGAGATCTTCGTAGTCGATATGGGTGTTGCCGCTGACCTTAAAGGCCTTGTCGAAGCAAAAAAAATCATCAATAAAAAGGTTGGGTTGGGAACCGGTAATATCGCCGTCGGCCCGGCAATGAGTAAGGCCATGGCCATACGGGCCATTGAATCGGGAATCGATATTGCCAACGACCTTGCGGAGCGCTTTGATCTTTTCGGAACCGGCGATATGGGTATTGGCAACACCACACCGTCCACCGCGATCGCAGCTGTTTGCACCGGGAAAAGTGTCGAAGAACTGACCGGTCGGGGGACAGGTCTTGATGATGGCCAACTCAGCCACAAAATCGCCGTAATCAAGCGGGCCCTCGAAGTAAATAAACCAGATCCCAAGGATGGGATAGATATCCTTGCCAAGGTAGGTGGTTTTGAGATCGGGGGCATTGCCGGGCTGATTCTTGGTGCCGCCGCCCACCGGAAACCGGTGCTGGTGGATGGCTTTATCTCAACCGCCGGGGCACTTATTGCCTACCGCATCGAGCCCTTTGTCAGGGATTATTTGATTTTTTCCCACCGCTCAGTCGAACCGGGGCATAAGACAATGCAGGAAATGCTGGGTTGCAAAAAACCACTCCTCGACCTCAATTTCAGGCTGGGTGAAGGGACCGGAGCCGCTGTAGCCATGAATCTTGTGGAAGGGGCGGTGGCTATCCTCACCAAGGTGGCGACTTTTGCCGAGGCCTCGGTGGCTGAGGCCGACAAGTAG
- the cobU gene encoding bifunctional adenosylcobinamide kinase/adenosylcobinamide-phosphate guanylyltransferase, which translates to MAQIILITGGARSGKSAHALQLGESLGAKRLFVATCPVIDREMTDRVQRHQEERRGRGWTTVECETELGSLFPAKTEGFDVVLIDCITLWVNNLLFLHDRSGTIVNDHLIGQMCSEWLAKTNIYPGAVVCVTNEVGLGIVPDNALARKYRDLVGTCNQIIGKNADEVILVSCGIPLHLKKR; encoded by the coding sequence GTGGCTCAAATCATACTGATCACCGGTGGGGCAAGGAGCGGCAAAAGCGCACATGCTCTGCAACTTGGCGAATCTCTAGGGGCCAAACGTCTTTTTGTTGCAACCTGCCCGGTTATCGACCGGGAAATGACTGATAGAGTCCAGCGGCACCAGGAAGAAAGACGGGGCAGGGGGTGGACTACCGTTGAATGTGAGACCGAGTTGGGGTCTTTATTCCCAGCCAAAACTGAAGGATTTGATGTAGTCCTGATCGATTGCATTACTCTCTGGGTCAATAATCTGCTCTTTCTCCATGATCGCTCCGGGACCATAGTCAACGATCACCTTATCGGTCAAATGTGCAGTGAATGGCTTGCAAAAACAAATATTTATCCGGGTGCTGTAGTCTGCGTTACCAATGAAGTCGGACTCGGTATCGTTCCAGATAACGCCCTGGCACGCAAATATCGGGATCTCGTCGGCACATGCAACCAGATAATCGGCAAAAATGCGGATGAGGTGATTCTCGTCAGCTGTGGAATCCCCCTCCATCTTAAAAAAAGATAA